TTCCCTTTTCTTTCAGAGCTCTAACGGCGAGTGTTGGGCCAACGTCAGCTACACCGACAAGTTCCATGTCTTCCTGAAGTGCGACACCATCAGCAAGTCGCTGACCAATAACACCGTAACCAACTACACCGACTTTCACCATATGAACCCCTCCCATTTGTATAAGCGTTCATGGAACGTTCGTTCATCAAATCATCTCATAAGGTGCACTCAATAACAAAGTCTGAAGAAGGTCCATCAGCAACTTTTATTATCAGTTATTGCAAAATATGGACAATTAGGCATCGTATACTCAAAATGTATTCGCTTACAATTTTACTTTCAGCCTATATATTGCACCATATTTCACAAAGTTATTCTTAAAACTGCCTCTTTCAGCCATTTATAAGTATTCTATTATTTCTCTTCACAACAATTCATCGCAATGTAAGCGCATACATTTTAAATTGCTTGGTTCTTCAGCAAAATTAAAAGGGCCGAAAGGCCCTTTTTTCAATTTATCGGGGTTCACATCATTTTGGGACAGTTCCTACTACATTATCCACAAACCAATCCATGCTTAGAAGTTCTTCATCACTTGCAACATCACCTGCTGGGATTCTCAAGTTTCCATCCTGGTCGTATATGGGGCCGCTAAAGGGATGGAATTTCCCCTCTATGATGGCATCTTTGAAGACAGAAACGAGCTTTTTAACCGTATCGGGAACGAGATCGCTGATGTCTATGTCTACGATACCATCAGCCATGCCGCCCCAGTATTGTTCGCTTTTCCAGGTACCAGACATGACTTCTCTTATAACCCTCTCATAATAAGGGCCCCAGTTCCACACCGGTGCTCCGAGATATGCTTTAGGTGCGAAATTTCCCATATCGCTGTTGTAGCCAATTGAATAAACCCCGTATTCTTCTGCGGCCTGTTGTGCAGCCGGTGAATCCTGACCCTGTGCTATTACATCTGCTCCGATGTTCAATAAAGAAATCGCCGCTTCCTTTTCCAGTGCCGGGTCGTACCATGAATTTACCCAAATGACGTGAAGTTTAGCAGTTGGGTTCACATATTTTATGCCAAGGGCAAAGGCATTTATTCCCCTTACAACCTCGGGAATGGGATAAGCCGCTACATACCCTACGATATTACTTTTTGTCATAATACCCGCTATAAGTCCCGAAAGAAAATCTGGTTCGTAAATTCTACCGAAATACGTGCCGACATTCTTGGCTGTTTTATAACCAGAGCAATGCATGAAAATGGTTTTTGGATATTTTTTGGCCACGTTAATAACCGAATCCATATAACCAAAACTCGTTGCAAAAATTAAATCATATCCTCTCTGGGCGTAGCTTCTTATCACACTTTCGGATTCTGCACCTTCTGACACGCTTTCAATGTAATCAGTTTTGATAGCATTGCCAAATATTTTTTCTATATACTGCCTTCCGAGGTCGTGCGCATAAGTCCAGCCGGCGTCTCCAACAGGGCCGACATAGATATACGCCACCTTTAACACTTTTGCTGTCAATAGTACCGAAACCAGCAAAATCACAAAAACCAAAATCGCATGTCTTTTCATAAAGCCGCCCCCTTTCGCCATCAATCTAAATAACGAACGTTGTTATACACCGGAACATTTACATTTTATAACACCATGATACACAAGAATCCCTTCTTCCCATAGAAAATGACGGACTTTTCTCAAATTCTTTTGGGTATTTACATTGAAATGTGTTTTGCCTTTAGGTGTTTCAGCTGAAATCTCTCAAAAGGACAAAAAGGTTCCTTGTGGCAATCGATACAGATGGCTGTGTAGCAGACAATATGAATGGAAAACAGATGTTTATTTTTCACTCAGAAAAAAACTACGCTGGAGATAATGAATCTAAGATGATTGGAGAATTCAAAGACAATCTACCTGAATTACCACCATGGAAACTGCCTGATTATGATCACCTTGCTTCCTATCGCAAGAGGCAGGAGCTGAGAAAGAAACTCTATAAACAATTCAATCCTGAAGGCAGACTTACCATATTATAAAAAAGGGGCTCATCGAGCCCCTTTTTGGATTGATTGGTTTAATTATTTTCCTGAGAGTATTTCCTTTGCCAGCTCTTCACTTATGTACTGATACTCATAGGTCGCACTGAACTTCTCAAGTTGCCTGTTGAAAGCTCTCAAATGATTTTCTGATCCATTTTCAAGAGCTTCATACACAGTGAGCAGGTCTTCGTTATTTGTGGTTTCCATCAATTCAAGCAAATCTTTTATGTCTAATTCCTCAATAAGCATTCCGACTTTTATCGCATCGATAAGTGACGCGCTTCCCTGAGTTATAAGCTTTTCATAGAGTGCCTGAAGGTCTTCATTGGTGAATTCTCCACGCTCTTCCAGCGCTGGATCTTGAAGGTTGTACAGGTCTATGAGATATCCTACGCGATCCATGTGGGTCTGCTCTGACTGTGCGATGTTGTAGAATGTTTTGAGTCCCCATATGTCATAGAGTTCCAGATACACGTCTCTTGCGAGCTTTTCTTCTTCTCTCATCTGAAGGATACCGTTTAGTTCCTCGTCGCTGAGTGAAACCGCAAAGATACTCATCACTGACAGAAGCACTATTGAAATCACTACCAATTTTTTCATATTTTTCGCCTCCTCTTTCGGATTTCAATATCATCGTATAATTAAATACTTAGAAGAGGCTTAAAAAAAACTTAGCGTTAGCTTAGAATTTGCACGAGGGGTGATCGCATGGATAGGTTCAGATGTCCCTGGGTGGGAAACGATCCACTGTATATCGCTTATCACGATGATGAGTGGGGTGTACCTATACATTCGGATAGGGTTCATTTCGAGTTTCTGGTGCTCGAGGGGGCTCAGGCTGGGTTGAGCTGGTCAACCATTCTCAAGCGCAGAGAAAACTATCGCAGAGCCTTTGATCACTTCAATCCCGAAGTAGTGGCTCAGTATGATGGTAAAAAGATAGCAGAACTTTTAGAGAATACAGGTATCATCAGGAACAGACAAAAAATACACTCCGCTGTAAACAATGCAAGAGCCTTCCTTGAAGTGCAGAAGGAGTTCGGTTCTTTTGATGCCTATATCTGGGGATTTGTCGGTGGCAAACAAATTGTAAATCACTGGAAAGAACTGAGCGAAATTCCCGCATACACAGAACTTTCAATCGCTATTAGTAAAGACCTTAAAAAGCGGGGCTTCACTTTCGTCGGCCCCACCATAATTTATGCGTATATGCAAGCTGTAGGTCTTGTGAACGACCATCTTGTGAGCTGCTTCAGACATAAGGAAGTCCAAAATTAGGTTTATTTTTTATTCTGTCTATTAAGTTCATTAAATAACCGTTTGTTTGGTTTTGTCCCTGGCGATTCCTGCCAATTTTCCCACTTTCGAATATATAGTTGGTAACAAAGCCAAGGTGAACACCGAGCTTGAAAGCATTGTGAACCACATCAGCGCAGACATATATGAATGGAATCTCAGGGGCGATATGAGCAATGCTGTCAGTCCCAACGCAAGACCAAGCGCATTAGCTACTATCGGTCTTGATGTCGCTTCGAAAGCTTTTCTCGCTGCATTTGCTGCATTCTCGGTTTTTAGCATCAGCTTGAAATACACGCTATAGTGTATTGCATAGTCTATCCCGACACCGATCGTTATGCTCGCCATCGTTGCAGTGATTATATTAAGTGGAATACCTGCGTACCCCATAAGGCCAAACATCCCCACAAGAGTAACCCCAATGGGGAAGGTAGCATATATCGAAGCCAGAAAACTTTTGAATGTTAATAACAACATAACAAACACAAGGGCGATGGCGACAAATAAAGAACTTATTTGTTTTGGAATCACACTATCGTTCATTTCTTTTGTTATGTAAGGCACTCCCACAACAGAAAAGCTGATACCTTCGTCATTCCAATTTGCGATGGTGTCCTTTATTTCCTGGAGAGTCTCGCTTTTCAGATCCCTTGGAAAGAGAATCGCTCTGGACAGCTTTTTGTCTCTCAGCAAGAAGTTAGACAGCGGATTGCCGGCTTGATTTGAGGCGAGAATATACAAAAAGTTGGCTATCCCGAAGTTTCTTGGATATTCAGGCGAATCAAGGTTGTAGGCGTTTTTATTCAAATAGCTCATCACATCATAAACGGAAATCGCTTTGTTAACAAGTCCCTTTTCTTTGAGTTCTTTTTCCTTTTCGAGGACAACACGTGCCGTCTCAAGGTTAAGTGGATCGCCTGGAGTTTCAATGAGCAAGAATATAGGTATCCCACCACCATTTATCTCTTTGACTTTATCGAAGCTTTTATATACCCAGGTACTTTTCTTGAACATATCGGGCTGGTTGAATTCCACGTTTATGAAGTATATGCCTACGATAGCTGCCAATACGTAGACAGCAGTCAAGAATGCAATCCTCTTTCCCCACAACCTTGAAATGAGACTGGGTATCAATCTGTTGACAGGTTTTACACTTATTTTTTTGAAATTTCTTATCTGAAGGGTTATCAAGGGCAAGAATAACCACGTCGCAACACCAGCAAGACCAACACCAGTTGCTGCGAATATCGCAAGCTGCCCCATACCAGCTGAACCGATCGTAAGCAGTGAGAGGAAACCAACGATAGTCGTGAGAGTGGTCATCACCATGGGAAGTCCCACGCCTTCGAGGGTTTTTCGGACAGTGTCTTTCCTGTTGTTTTCATCAAAATTGTCCGTAAAGTGTGACATGTAGTGTATACCATCGGCGCTTCCCATGACTATCGTAAATATAGGTGCGAGTATAGTCATAATGGAGAGTTCTTTACCGGTCCAGCCCATGAGTCCAACTGTCCAGAGAGCACCCAGACCAGCTGGTAAAATGGACAAAATTGTGTTTTTGGTCGAGCCTATTTGTGATCTAAAAACAAGAAAAATAAATCCCGCAGCCAATGGGGGAATGAAAAAAATAATCAGCAGGATATAGTCCACAAGTTTTTTCTGCAAGAAGGCGTTACCAGAACCGTAATAGACAAACCCGCTGTTAGAAAAGACCTCCTCTATTCTCTTGACGGTGCTTCTATAATCCGCTTCCGGTGAAAGGAAAATGTTGAAACTGGCGAATTCTTTGCCATCTATCTTTCTCAGGGGGTTAAGCTCTCCCATATTCTCAAGGAACTTTTTCAAAAGCGGTATGTCCTGAGCGGTTATTTCTTCAAGTTTTATTGCTCTAAGACCTGAAAATACTGTTTTCGGTGTAGGTCCACTTATGCTTGAAATACCTTCAAGGCTTTCAAGATTTGACTGAAGTCTCCTGAGCTCTTTGAATTTTTCCACCTCATCGCGGTATTCAGGCAATTCCACAACAAAGATCAGCTGCTCACCGCTATTGAAGAGTTTTTCCATTTCGCTATACGCTTTATTTGCCGGTGAGTCAGAAAGGAGAAGAGTTGTGATATCAGGGTTTATTCTGATCTTAAATACGCCTATGAGCGCTAAAAAGTTAATCAAAACCAGCAGGACAAAAAAAAGTTTTTTCCCTCTTGAGAGCGCATCTACATAGCCTTTAAACATAACCGACCTCCTAACAATAAAAAACACTTTACACTATTATATTCAAAAAGCACACTATTACACGTATAGGATATATAAACACTGCGAATAAACATCCTGACCATTAAAAAGACTCGATCGTGGCCTGAGATAGATTATATAACATCAAATTCTTCGCAGTCTACTGGTAAACGTCTTCTTGAAAAAACGGGTAAAGGGTCTGGGGTATGGGGTGTGGAAATACTCGAGATCCGAGAGCCCGAGAACCGAGAGCCGTTTGCCGTTGATCGTCTTCCGTTGACCGATAAGAACTTTCTTGGGAAGAGCGGATTTGGGGTATGGGGTCTGGGGTGTAGAAATACTCGAGAACCGAGATCCGAGAGAATGCGCGATATGCTGACTTTGTCAGGATATGCACACTGCGTGTGGATTGCGTGCTTTCAGCACGGATGTGCGGCTCAATGAGCCGGTTTATAACAAGTTCTTTCCGCCGAAGGCGCATAGCCACAAGAGACCGTTTACCGTTTGCCGTTGACCGATAAGAGCTTTAGCTTCCGCAAGCGTCGCTCCATCGGCTGATAGCAAACGTCTTTTATTGTTCTTCCCACTCAGAGGAGTGCGTACCGCCAGCGAAGCTAGACTTACCCACGCGCTAGCGTGCTTACTGGTTCTCGCCTTTCCATACCCTAGACCCTATACCCCAGACCCGCTCTTTCGTTTTCTTCACCTACAACCCACAACCTATCGCCTACAACGGGTTTTCTCTATGGTGAAAAAAATCCCTCCCGAAGGAGGGATTTTTACAATTTTTTCTCGAACGTAGCATATTCTTTGTAGAGTTCTCCGCCTGCACCAAGTGCGTCCTGGAAACTCTTTTTGTTTTCGAAACCTATGATGCCACCCTCAGCCATTACATAGCCTTTTCTCAGTGCGTTCATCCCTATGTGGTAGTGCATAGCGAAAGAAACCCCTTTCCCCTGGAATTTCTTGACCACAAAGACAGTGAAAGCCCTGAAGCTCTTTATGTTCTTTTTCTTCAAGAATAGTTTTAACCAACCAAAAGGATAAATCCGGCCGCGCAGTTCTTTGAGGATTTCGTTATAATTTGGGATGCTTGCCGCAAAACCGATGGGTTCGTCCCCGTGGTAGGCGATGGCAACGAGTTCGGGGTCGGCGAATTTTTTCATGTCTTTGACAATCTGAAGCATTTCCTCGTAGGAGGGTGGCCTCACTCCTACCCATTCGTCAGGAATCGAGTTTTCCATTACTCTTTTTAAATCGCGGGCGACTTTTTCCAGATTTTTCATGTTGGGCGAAATCACTTCATAGCCATAACGTTTTTTTGCCAGTTCTATCAATCTCACGATTTTTTCAGGTATGGGTTTGCCAAAGTTGTATTTGAAGCAGGCAAGATGTCCATTCATACTGAAGCCCAACTCTTCCAGTAGTTCCCGATAGTAAGGGTGGTTGTAGTTCATGTTTATAAAGGGCGGATCGTCGAAGTTTTTTATCAATATGGCTTTGTAGTCATCGCCATTGGTCGGTGAATCAGTTCCGATGTAACTCTCCATATCCATCTTTTTGAACCAATTATCAGCTGCATGAAAAAGAAGGTCAGCCACGTAGATATCGTTCTGACTTTCGAATAGGGTGAAAGATCCCACCTTATTTCCGTGTTTCACCACGTTTCGGTTTACGTAAACACCGAGCCTTGCCACAGGCTGAGGACCATCCATAACAAGGAAGAACTCCCGTCCTCCACTCATTACTGGTGCTCCTTTGATAATCACGCTCTTTATCGTGGAGTTCAATGGTGGTATCCACTGAGGGGTATCTTTATATAACTCATAAGGCAGTCTTATGAAATTACGAATATCCTTTTTCGTCCTAACTTTTATCAGTTTAATTTTCATTTAGTTACCTCACCCTCTTCGAGCATTTTCTTTTGGAAGGCCCTGTCGATGGGGTAAGGTATCATCAGTAGTATACCGATGATAAACATCAATCCCGGTAACCCACCGAAGAGCAACCTTATTGTCAACAACACTTCAGGTTTTTGGGGTACGTTAGGCACATAACCTACCGTGTTTAAAGACAGACCCACAACGAAGAGCATCAAAGAAGTGCCGAGTTTCTGGAAGAACGTTGTGAGTCCGTAGTACATGCCCTCGCGCCTTTCACCTGAAATCACCCGGTCGTATTCGATTGCGTCTGGCAGTATAGAAAAAGGCATGACATGAGCAGCTGACACCCCAAAGCCAGTAACGACCACCATAACATATAACCAGAAGCTCGTCAGTTTGTCTCCAAAAAACGCTATGAAGAGCAAACAAAGCATGAGTTCCAGCATTCCCAGTTGATAAGCCCTGCGCTTTTCGAGCTTCTTCGAGATTTTAACCCATAGAGGTAGAAAGAAGATGGAAGACAAGAACATAACTCCTATGAGCAGCCCTATCTCAGATTCCCTATTCATAACATACGTAGCAAAATATATGATAGTCGAAGAGAGTACGTTGATGCCCGTCCATGTGAAAAAGTACATAGAAACGGCGAGTATGAAAGGTTTGTTTCTGAGGATGTCTTTAAAAATTCTCAGCCTGGCACCTGTGTTCTTTTGTCGAATAGCTCTTTTCTGCTCTCTCACAAATAAAAAGACTACCAGTGGTGAACTTACGACGATAGAACCAAAGATGAGTCCCATAACAATGTAACCTGTCGCAGGAACGTCGTAATGCTGAATGATGAACGCAGGAACCGCTCCAGCGATCAGACCTCCAAGAATCGAGAAAAACATACGATAAGCGTTGAGGCTGGTTCTTTCGTCATAGGTTTTCGCCAGTTCGGGGGTTAGAGAATTATAAGGTACAGCATAGGCTGTACTGGCGGTTGTGTACAGAAGGAAAGCAATAGTGGAATAGAGTATTTTTAACCCCGGCGACCACTGGGGCACACTCCAGAGCAAAGCAAAGGTAACACCATAAGGTATAGTAGCCCCAAGGATGAAGGGACGTCTCCTGCCAAGGCGAGAAGTCGTTCTATCGGAGAAACTTCCAAATAGTGGGTCGCTGAAAGCATCCCAGATTTTTCCAATCAGTATAGCAAATCCCGCCCAAGCGGCATTTACATGTGCCACATCTGTGAGGTAATAAAGGAAATAAAAACCGACGATCGTCCATGAAATACTTAACCCGAGGTCACCATAGCCAAAGGCTATCTTTTCGCTCTTTTTCACGATTCAATTATAACTAAAACCTCTTTAATTTACGCGAAAGAGCCCAAAGACCTCACAAACTCAAATAACAGAGGGTGATATAATGATTTCGAATATCCTGTCGATGAAATGGGGGGCAATGGATGCGTGAGGTAATGGAGTTCGGTAACAAGGTTATAAAGAACATATCAAGAGTGATAATAGGTAAAAACGAAGTCATTGAAAAACTGCTGGCTGCCATAATAAGCGAAGGCCATGTATTGTTGAACGATGTGCCGGGTGTTGGTAAAACGATGCTTGCAAGGAGTCTTGCCCTCTCACTAGGACTGGATTTCAAAAGAATTCAGTGTACCCCGGATCTTTTACCGAGTGACGTAACGGGTTTGAACATCCTGGATGTGAAAAGCAATGAGTTCGTGTTCAGGAAAGGGCCGGTTTTCACAGACATACTCCTCGCTGATGAGGTGAATAGAACAACACCAAGAACCCAGTCAGCGCTCCTCGAAGCCATGGCAGAAAAGCAGGTAACCATAGATGGAAAGACCCATACACTAAGTGATCTGTTCTTTGTTATTGCAACGCAGAACCCTGTGGAATTCGAGGGTACATTTCCTCTTCCCGAAGCCCAGCTCGACCGTTTCTCTATATGTATGACCATGGGATATCCGGAAAAGGAACAGGAAATACAGATGCTTCATGGTATGAAAGCAGAGCACCCTATCACTGAACTCAAACCAGCATCGAGCGCCGAAGAATTACGAGAAATCAGGCAAAAGGTTAAGCAAATACATCTCGATGATTCTATACTTTCATACATCACAGACCTTGTCTGGAAAACACGTAGACACCCTGATCTCGCTCTCGGTTCAAGTCCAAGGGGCTCAATTGCCTTGATGAATCTTTCAAGAGGCCTCGCGGCATTAAAAGGGAGGGATTTTGTAGTTCCGGACGATGTAAAGGAAGTGGCTGTGGAAGTCCTCGCACACAGGGTGATTCTCAAACCTGAAGCCAGACTCATGCGTAAGACCAAAGAAATGGTTATAAGAGAAATTCTAGACAAAACAGAGGTACCGATCAGGAATGGCTAAGCTCTCTGTAAAATCCTTCAGATCCAGTAACGGGCCCCTGATATTTTTGACCCTATTGAGTTTTATCTGGCTTGTTTTTCAGATTAACGTCTTTTCCCTGACGATCGCTGTCCTATCCGCAGTATTGTGGACAGAATATTTCCTCAGTAGATATTTTTTGAAAAGACTCACTATTGAGAGGCAATCAAGCAGAAACAGGGCGTTCACCGACCAGCCACTAAAAGTGAGATATTCCATTGAAAACTCTTTCCCGGGTAATACGAGCGTGGAGTTTGTACCACTAATAGAGGAGGCTACCAGCAGTTCCAGCCTGAAGACGCGAAAAATCACGCTAAAACCCGGTCAGACGCTACAGTTCGATACCGAATTGATTTTCTCCCGCCGCGGGAAAAAGGATATCTCGAGCTGTTCAATCGCATACAAAGATCCCCTCGGTTTTTTCAGGCACTGGGCGGTCTTCTCAAGCCCAGAAGAAGTGCTCATCCTCCCAAGGCTCATGGAATTTGAGAGCTTCCCCTTGATGCTCAGGGAACTTCTTACTGGTTCGAAAAGTGATTTCAAACTGCTCGAAGATCCAACGCATCTGAAAGGAATAAGACGGTACGCTTCAGACCCGATGAACCGCATTCACTGGAAAATATCAGCCAAGATGCGAGAGCTTTACACAAAAGAGTTTAACTACACCGCAATCAGCAAAACAATTCTCTATCTGGACCTTAATCTTACGAAAGAAGTCTTCGCGCGAACTGTGTGGTCGCAGATGAGGAGAAATTATGAAGAGCAAGCGGTGCTGGCTGCATCTTCTTTGATTCGCTGGAGCTATGAGAGGGGAAACAGGATCGAACTGGTCGTCGTTGGAGATAAAATACTCAGGACTGAATACAGCAAAGAAAGCTGGGTAGAGATAGTGGAATTGTTGGCTCTTGCTGAAGGAACGGACAAAGGAGTAGAACTCTCCGACGTTCTCTTCAAAGACATTGAAAAACTCACACCTTCAACCACACTCGTGGTGTTTTCTCTTTATCTAACGGATTCAATACTGCCTGTCCTGCTGAAAGCTAAATCAAAATGCGCGAGGGAACTCGTACTGGTGATGCCTTACGGGTTCAGAGATCCGCGTTATAAAGCTGGAAGATCCTTCGAGCTACTACCACAGGACATGAAACGCTTGAAAGAAAAGGCAACTCTGCTCGAAAAAGAACAGATACTCGTCCGGATTGTTAAAGACAACCAGT
This genomic interval from Kosmotoga pacifica contains the following:
- a CDS encoding BMP family ABC transporter substrate-binding protein, producing the protein MKRHAILVFVILLVSVLLTAKVLKVAYIYVGPVGDAGWTYAHDLGRQYIEKIFGNAIKTDYIESVSEGAESESVIRSYAQRGYDLIFATSFGYMDSVINVAKKYPKTIFMHCSGYKTAKNVGTYFGRIYEPDFLSGLIAGIMTKSNIVGYVAAYPIPEVVRGINAFALGIKYVNPTAKLHVIWVNSWYDPALEKEAAISLLNIGADVIAQGQDSPAAQQAAEEYGVYSIGYNSDMGNFAPKAYLGAPVWNWGPYYERVIREVMSGTWKSEQYWGGMADGIVDIDISDLVPDTVKKLVSVFKDAIIEGKFHPFSGPIYDQDGNLRIPAGDVASDEELLSMDWFVDNVVGTVPK
- a CDS encoding DUF2202 domain-containing protein — translated: MKKLVVISIVLLSVMSIFAVSLSDEELNGILQMREEEKLARDVYLELYDIWGLKTFYNIAQSEQTHMDRVGYLIDLYNLQDPALEERGEFTNEDLQALYEKLITQGSASLIDAIKVGMLIEELDIKDLLELMETTNNEDLLTVYEALENGSENHLRAFNRQLEKFSATYEYQYISEELAKEILSGK
- a CDS encoding DNA-3-methyladenine glycosylase I, which produces MDRFRCPWVGNDPLYIAYHDDEWGVPIHSDRVHFEFLVLEGAQAGLSWSTILKRRENYRRAFDHFNPEVVAQYDGKKIAELLENTGIIRNRQKIHSAVNNARAFLEVQKEFGSFDAYIWGFVGGKQIVNHWKELSEIPAYTELSIAISKDLKKRGFTFVGPTIIYAYMQAVGLVNDHLVSCFRHKEVQN
- a CDS encoding efflux RND transporter permease subunit, whose protein sequence is MFKGYVDALSRGKKLFFVLLVLINFLALIGVFKIRINPDITTLLLSDSPANKAYSEMEKLFNSGEQLIFVVELPEYRDEVEKFKELRRLQSNLESLEGISSISGPTPKTVFSGLRAIKLEEITAQDIPLLKKFLENMGELNPLRKIDGKEFASFNIFLSPEADYRSTVKRIEEVFSNSGFVYYGSGNAFLQKKLVDYILLIIFFIPPLAAGFIFLVFRSQIGSTKNTILSILPAGLGALWTVGLMGWTGKELSIMTILAPIFTIVMGSADGIHYMSHFTDNFDENNRKDTVRKTLEGVGLPMVMTTLTTIVGFLSLLTIGSAGMGQLAIFAATGVGLAGVATWLFLPLITLQIRNFKKISVKPVNRLIPSLISRLWGKRIAFLTAVYVLAAIVGIYFINVEFNQPDMFKKSTWVYKSFDKVKEINGGGIPIFLLIETPGDPLNLETARVVLEKEKELKEKGLVNKAISVYDVMSYLNKNAYNLDSPEYPRNFGIANFLYILASNQAGNPLSNFLLRDKKLSRAILFPRDLKSETLQEIKDTIANWNDEGISFSVVGVPYITKEMNDSVIPKQISSLFVAIALVFVMLLLTFKSFLASIYATFPIGVTLVGMFGLMGYAGIPLNIITATMASITIGVGIDYAIHYSVYFKLMLKTENAANAARKAFEATSRPIVANALGLALGLTALLISPLRFHSYMSALMWFTMLSSSVFTLALLPTIYSKVGKLAGIARDKTKQTVI
- a CDS encoding MFS transporter, coding for MKKSEKIAFGYGDLGLSISWTIVGFYFLYYLTDVAHVNAAWAGFAILIGKIWDAFSDPLFGSFSDRTTSRLGRRRPFILGATIPYGVTFALLWSVPQWSPGLKILYSTIAFLLYTTASTAYAVPYNSLTPELAKTYDERTSLNAYRMFFSILGGLIAGAVPAFIIQHYDVPATGYIVMGLIFGSIVVSSPLVVFLFVREQKRAIRQKNTGARLRIFKDILRNKPFILAVSMYFFTWTGINVLSSTIIYFATYVMNRESEIGLLIGVMFLSSIFFLPLWVKISKKLEKRRAYQLGMLELMLCLLFIAFFGDKLTSFWLYVMVVVTGFGVSAAHVMPFSILPDAIEYDRVISGERREGMYYGLTTFFQKLGTSLMLFVVGLSLNTVGYVPNVPQKPEVLLTIRLLFGGLPGLMFIIGILLMIPYPIDRAFQKKMLEEGEVTK
- a CDS encoding AAA family ATPase; this encodes MREVMEFGNKVIKNISRVIIGKNEVIEKLLAAIISEGHVLLNDVPGVGKTMLARSLALSLGLDFKRIQCTPDLLPSDVTGLNILDVKSNEFVFRKGPVFTDILLADEVNRTTPRTQSALLEAMAEKQVTIDGKTHTLSDLFFVIATQNPVEFEGTFPLPEAQLDRFSICMTMGYPEKEQEIQMLHGMKAEHPITELKPASSAEELREIRQKVKQIHLDDSILSYITDLVWKTRRHPDLALGSSPRGSIALMNLSRGLAALKGRDFVVPDDVKEVAVEVLAHRVILKPEARLMRKTKEMVIREILDKTEVPIRNG
- a CDS encoding DUF58 domain-containing protein is translated as MAKLSVKSFRSSNGPLIFLTLLSFIWLVFQINVFSLTIAVLSAVLWTEYFLSRYFLKRLTIERQSSRNRAFTDQPLKVRYSIENSFPGNTSVEFVPLIEEATSSSSLKTRKITLKPGQTLQFDTELIFSRRGKKDISSCSIAYKDPLGFFRHWAVFSSPEEVLILPRLMEFESFPLMLRELLTGSKSDFKLLEDPTHLKGIRRYASDPMNRIHWKISAKMRELYTKEFNYTAISKTILYLDLNLTKEVFARTVWSQMRRNYEEQAVLAASSLIRWSYERGNRIELVVVGDKILRTEYSKESWVEIVELLALAEGTDKGVELSDVLFKDIEKLTPSTTLVVFSLYLTDSILPVLLKAKSKCARELVLVMPYGFRDPRYKAGRSFELLPQDMKRLKEKATLLEKEQILVRIVKDNQSLQEVAMEIEEVK